Proteins encoded together in one Lathyrus oleraceus cultivar Zhongwan6 chromosome 5, CAAS_Psat_ZW6_1.0, whole genome shotgun sequence window:
- the LOC127081946 gene encoding ubiquitin carboxyl-terminal hydrolase 8-like: MFGTLWKKTKQSEVKTTYWHYHLARSDLVIVDVCQGQYKSTLVCPVCRKVSVTFDPFMYLSLPLPSATMRTMTLTVFSNIGDGMPQLSPYTISVPKHGKFEDLTRALSIACSLGPDETFLVAEVYNNCIIRFLEDPADSLSLIRNADKLVAYRFPKGNGKAPLVVFINQRMEEQYIYGKSAPNWKAFGIPVVASLCNVVKGSGLCNLYLKWFHPLQDSIEGTLENCAASERTEVVEVEGVTDPCSDPNVNGLDTPSDIEMEFYLTDEKRTVKNSKILMNEPFTVNGELNLLHVLVCWSEKQTKKYDTQLCSSLPEVCKSGFFAKRPQEPVSPYKCLEVFLQEEPLGPEDMWYCPGCKDHRHNLIST; encoded by the coding sequence ATGTTTGGCACTCTGTGGAAGAAAACAAAGCAAAGCGAAGTGAAAACAACATATTGGCATTATCATCTGGCTCGCAGTGATTTAGTCATTGTTGACGTGTGCCAAGGCCAATATAAATCAACATTAGTTTGTCCTGTTTGTAGGAAGGTCTCTGTGACATTTGATCCATTCATGTACTTGTCATTACCTCTACCTTCAGCAACAATGCGGACAATGACTTTAACTGTTTTTAGTAACATTGGTGATGGAATGCCTCAATTATCACCATATACAATTTCCGTTCCAAAACATGGAAAGTTTGAAGATCTTACACGTGCTCTTAGCATCGCATGCTCTTTGGGGCCTGATGAGACCTTCTTAGTAGCTGAGGTATACAACAATTGTATCATACGCTTCCTTGAAGATCCAGCTGATTCATTATCATTGATCAGAAATGCTGACAAACTAGTTGCTTACCGGTTTCCGAAAGGTAATGGGAAGGCCCCTCTGGTCGTCTTTATTAATCAGCGGATGGAGGAGCAATACATCTACGGGAAATCGGCTCCAAATTGGAAGGCATTCGGAATTCCTGTTGTGGCTAGTCTTTGCAATGTTGTAAAGGGATCTGGTCTCTGCAATTTGTATCTGAAGTGGTTCCATCCATTACAAGATTCAATTGAAGGGACCTTAGAAAATTGTGCTGCGTCTGAGAGAACTGAAGTTGTAGAAGTAGAAGGGGTTACAGATCCTTGTTCAGATCCAAATGTAAATGGGTTAGATACACCTTCAGATATAGAAATGGAGTTTTACCTAACAGATGAGAAGAGGACTGTTAAGAATTCCAAAATATTAATGAACGAACCATTTACAGTAAATGGAGAGTTAAACCTGTTGCACGTGCTTGTATGTTGGTCAGAAAAACAGACTAAAAAATATGACACACAGCTTTGTAGTTCGTTGCCCGAGGTTTGCAAGTCTGGCTTTTTTGCAAAGAGACCTCAAGAACCAGTTTCTCCGTATAAGTGTCTTGAAGTATTCTTACAAGAAGAACCTCTTGGCCCAGAAGACATGTGGTATTGTCCTGGCTGTAAAGATCATCGTCATAACCTTATTTCCACATGA